The Polymorphobacter megasporae genome window below encodes:
- a CDS encoding ABC transporter ATP-binding protein, whose protein sequence is MTNSAISIVDLEKTYAGGKRALDKVSLEIPRGSIFGLLGPNGAGKSTMINILAGLVRKSGGSANIWGFDIDQHPRNAKASIGIVPQEILFDAFFTPFETLELQAGLYGVPKSKRRTMELLRAVRLDDKAHAYSRTLSGGMKRRLLVAKALVHTPPVLVLDEPTAGVDIELRAQLWEYVRELNAGGTTVVLTTHYLEEAEALCDRIAIVNGGRIVANDLTSTLLATAQDKILIVTTDADLGALPAGLGERAVAKNARTLSITYDKREAQAGDILHKLTEAGIGIVDVSTREADLEDVFLKLTRQAA, encoded by the coding sequence ATGACCAATTCCGCCATTTCGATCGTCGACCTCGAGAAGACTTATGCCGGGGGCAAGCGCGCGCTCGACAAGGTCAGCCTCGAAATTCCGCGTGGCAGCATCTTCGGGCTGCTCGGCCCGAATGGCGCGGGCAAGTCGACGATGATCAACATTCTCGCAGGCCTCGTTCGCAAGAGTGGCGGCAGCGCGAATATCTGGGGGTTCGACATCGATCAACACCCGCGCAACGCCAAGGCATCGATCGGTATCGTCCCGCAGGAAATCCTGTTCGACGCCTTCTTCACCCCGTTCGAGACGCTCGAACTCCAGGCCGGGCTGTACGGCGTGCCCAAGTCGAAGCGCCGGACGATGGAACTGCTCCGCGCGGTCCGCCTCGACGACAAGGCGCACGCGTATTCGCGGACGCTTTCGGGGGGCATGAAGCGGCGGCTGCTCGTGGCGAAGGCGCTCGTTCACACCCCGCCAGTCCTCGTCCTCGACGAGCCGACCGCCGGAGTCGACATCGAACTCCGCGCGCAGCTGTGGGAGTACGTCCGCGAACTCAACGCCGGCGGCACGACTGTAGTGTTGACGACGCATTATCTCGAAGAGGCCGAGGCGCTGTGCGACCGCATCGCCATCGTCAACGGCGGGCGGATCGTGGCGAACGACCTGACCTCGACCCTGCTCGCGACCGCGCAGGACAAGATCCTGATCGTCACCACCGACGCCGACCTCGGCGCCCTTCCCGCCGGGCTCGGCGAGCGCGCGGTGGCGAAGAATGCGCGGACGCTGTCGATAACCTACGACAAGCGCGAGGCGCAGGCGGGGGATATTCTGCACAAGCTCACTGAGGCCGGCATCGGCATCGTCGATGTCTCGACCCGCGAGGCCGATCTGGAGGATGTGTTCCTCAAGCTGACCCGGCAGGCGGCGTAA